A genome region from Pristis pectinata isolate sPriPec2 chromosome 4, sPriPec2.1.pri, whole genome shotgun sequence includes the following:
- the LOC127570090 gene encoding uncharacterized protein LOC127570090 isoform X2 — protein MLVGLNISLLTFLFQSVMAHESPSNLYFLDDTGDIILNGSDCERHETISWEWKPHSGQQTTRHLGTFYREGEGWKVHWSKEYSNFEYIYNKISQDSNTLSLRITRPEFELAGLFSCRQKEASDKILKQYEVFGIKDQFHSQHRVSGSDITLSCSISRLSDSVSLHWKHGDSILYNRQNFADQIQLNNTLYLIISYVGGKKYYQFMCAVQEDGIVVFTGNRYTYPVRSFIFWDDYTCYRSSTVHSELHLTCSYMYFWRPRPTALFWKSYRSANQARQIASDSGQQHIELNQTHFENRINLTGIYDIFGMFTAHIVPVLFDDAGDYTCTANAVTVQTIKLITVKVTAEPSEAVTEGDNVILICSVSEVTESMRLAWINSDGKTVGEKTLNVEEESLSLIIQTDDRGRGNWRCVLFHQDTPKVVIPYNLEYKDVNL, from the exons ATGCTTGTTGGTTTGAACATAAGCCTCTTGACTTTCCTATTTCAGTCCGTTATGGCACATG AAAGTCCAAGCAATCTTTATTTTTTAGACGATACTGGGGACATTATATTAAACGGGTCCGACTGTGAGAGACATGAAACTATCAGCTGGGAATGGAAACCACATTCGGGGCAACAAACTACAAGACACTTGGGTACTTTCTACAGAGAAGGTGAAGGATGGAAAGTGCACTGGAGTAAAGAGTACAGTAATTTTGAGTACATTTATAACAAGATTAGTCAGGACAGCAATACCCTCAGTCTGAGGATTACCAGGCCTGAATTTGAGCTTGCGGGTTTGTTCAGCTGCAGACAGAAGGAGGCCAGTGACAAGATCCTGAAACAGTATGAAGTATTTGGGATCAAAG ATCAGTTTCATTCACAGCATCGTGTAAGCGGAAGTGACATTACTCTCAGCTGCAGCATCTCAAGACTGTCAGATTCAGTCAGTCTTCATTGGAAACATGGAGACTCGATCCTGTACAATAGGCAAAATTTTGCTGATCAGATTCAGCTAAATAATACACTCTATCTGATAATCAGCTATGTTGGAGGCAAGAAATATTATCAATTTATGTGTGCAGTACAAGAAGATGGCATTGTTGTATTCACTGGAAACAGATACACATATCCTG TTAGATCTTTTATATTTTGGGATGACTACACATGTTATCGATCAAGCACAGTTCACAGTGAACTTCACCTGACTTGCAGTTATATGTATTTTTGGCGACCCAGACCAACTGCTTTGTTTTGGAAGTCATATCGTTCTGCAAATCAAGCCAGACAGATCGCCTCTGATTCAGGACAACAACATATCGAACTAAATCAGACACATTTTGAGAATCGAATAAATCTAACTGGAATATATGACATTTTTGGAATGTTCACTGCACACATTGTCCCCGTGTTGTTCGATGATGCTGGAGATTACACTTGCACTGCTAATGCAGTGACGGTTCAAACCATTAAGCTAATTACAGTGAAAG TCACAGCTGAACCGTCTGAAGCAGTAACTGAGGGAGACAACGTTATCCTGATCTGCTCTGTGTCTGAGGTCACTGAATCAATGAGACTTGCTTGGATCAATAGTGATGGCAAAACTGTTGGAGAAAAGACACTGAATGTGGAGGAGGAATCACTGAGTCTGATTATTCAGACAGACGATAGAGGGAGAGGGAACTGGAGATGTGTTTTATTTCATCAAGATACTCCTAAGGTTGTTATCCCCTACAATCTGGAATACAAGG
- the LOC127570090 gene encoding uncharacterized protein LOC127570090 isoform X1 has protein sequence MLVGLNISLLTFLFQSVMAHESPSNLYFLDDTGDIILNGSDCERHETISWEWKPHSGQQTTRHLGTFYREGEGWKVHWSKEYSNFEYIYNKISQDSNTLSLRITRPEFELAGLFSCRQKEASDKILKQYEVFGIKDQFHSQHRVSGSDITLSCSISRLSDSVSLHWKHGDSILYNRQNFADQIQLNNTLYLIISYVGGKKYYQFMCAVQEDGIVVFTGNRYTYPVRSFIFWDDYTCYRSSTVHSELHLTCSYMYFWRPRPTALFWKSYRSANQARQIASDSGQQHIELNQTHFENRINLTGIYDIFGMFTAHIVPVLFDDAGDYTCTANAVTVQTIKLITVKVTAEPSEAVTEGDNVILICSVSEVTESMRLAWINSDGKTVGEKTLNVEEESLSLIIQTDDRGRGNWRCVLFHQDTPKVVIPYNLEYKVKTRPLLDMWILALSSYLVVKLSTAIGLICHARRLSRM, from the exons ATGCTTGTTGGTTTGAACATAAGCCTCTTGACTTTCCTATTTCAGTCCGTTATGGCACATG AAAGTCCAAGCAATCTTTATTTTTTAGACGATACTGGGGACATTATATTAAACGGGTCCGACTGTGAGAGACATGAAACTATCAGCTGGGAATGGAAACCACATTCGGGGCAACAAACTACAAGACACTTGGGTACTTTCTACAGAGAAGGTGAAGGATGGAAAGTGCACTGGAGTAAAGAGTACAGTAATTTTGAGTACATTTATAACAAGATTAGTCAGGACAGCAATACCCTCAGTCTGAGGATTACCAGGCCTGAATTTGAGCTTGCGGGTTTGTTCAGCTGCAGACAGAAGGAGGCCAGTGACAAGATCCTGAAACAGTATGAAGTATTTGGGATCAAAG ATCAGTTTCATTCACAGCATCGTGTAAGCGGAAGTGACATTACTCTCAGCTGCAGCATCTCAAGACTGTCAGATTCAGTCAGTCTTCATTGGAAACATGGAGACTCGATCCTGTACAATAGGCAAAATTTTGCTGATCAGATTCAGCTAAATAATACACTCTATCTGATAATCAGCTATGTTGGAGGCAAGAAATATTATCAATTTATGTGTGCAGTACAAGAAGATGGCATTGTTGTATTCACTGGAAACAGATACACATATCCTG TTAGATCTTTTATATTTTGGGATGACTACACATGTTATCGATCAAGCACAGTTCACAGTGAACTTCACCTGACTTGCAGTTATATGTATTTTTGGCGACCCAGACCAACTGCTTTGTTTTGGAAGTCATATCGTTCTGCAAATCAAGCCAGACAGATCGCCTCTGATTCAGGACAACAACATATCGAACTAAATCAGACACATTTTGAGAATCGAATAAATCTAACTGGAATATATGACATTTTTGGAATGTTCACTGCACACATTGTCCCCGTGTTGTTCGATGATGCTGGAGATTACACTTGCACTGCTAATGCAGTGACGGTTCAAACCATTAAGCTAATTACAGTGAAAG TCACAGCTGAACCGTCTGAAGCAGTAACTGAGGGAGACAACGTTATCCTGATCTGCTCTGTGTCTGAGGTCACTGAATCAATGAGACTTGCTTGGATCAATAGTGATGGCAAAACTGTTGGAGAAAAGACACTGAATGTGGAGGAGGAATCACTGAGTCTGATTATTCAGACAGACGATAGAGGGAGAGGGAACTGGAGATGTGTTTTATTTCATCAAGATACTCCTAAGGTTGTTATCCCCTACAATCTGGAATACAAGG
- the LOC127570090 gene encoding uncharacterized protein LOC127570090 isoform X3, translated as MLVGLNISLLTFLFQSVMAHESPSNLYFLDDTGDIILNGSDCERHETISWEWKPHSGQQTTRHLGTFYREDQFHSQHRVSGSDITLSCSISRLSDSVSLHWKHGDSILYNRQNFADQIQLNNTLYLIISYVGGKKYYQFMCAVQEDGIVVFTGNRYTYPVRSFIFWDDYTCYRSSTVHSELHLTCSYMYFWRPRPTALFWKSYRSANQARQIASDSGQQHIELNQTHFENRINLTGIYDIFGMFTAHIVPVLFDDAGDYTCTANAVTVQTIKLITVKVTAEPSEAVTEGDNVILICSVSEVTESMRLAWINSDGKTVGEKTLNVEEESLSLIIQTDDRGRGNWRCVLFHQDTPKVVIPYNLEYKVKTRPLLDMWILALSSYLVVKLSTAIGLICHARRLSRM; from the exons ATGCTTGTTGGTTTGAACATAAGCCTCTTGACTTTCCTATTTCAGTCCGTTATGGCACATG AAAGTCCAAGCAATCTTTATTTTTTAGACGATACTGGGGACATTATATTAAACGGGTCCGACTGTGAGAGACATGAAACTATCAGCTGGGAATGGAAACCACATTCGGGGCAACAAACTACAAGACACTTGGGTACTTTCTACAGAGAAG ATCAGTTTCATTCACAGCATCGTGTAAGCGGAAGTGACATTACTCTCAGCTGCAGCATCTCAAGACTGTCAGATTCAGTCAGTCTTCATTGGAAACATGGAGACTCGATCCTGTACAATAGGCAAAATTTTGCTGATCAGATTCAGCTAAATAATACACTCTATCTGATAATCAGCTATGTTGGAGGCAAGAAATATTATCAATTTATGTGTGCAGTACAAGAAGATGGCATTGTTGTATTCACTGGAAACAGATACACATATCCTG TTAGATCTTTTATATTTTGGGATGACTACACATGTTATCGATCAAGCACAGTTCACAGTGAACTTCACCTGACTTGCAGTTATATGTATTTTTGGCGACCCAGACCAACTGCTTTGTTTTGGAAGTCATATCGTTCTGCAAATCAAGCCAGACAGATCGCCTCTGATTCAGGACAACAACATATCGAACTAAATCAGACACATTTTGAGAATCGAATAAATCTAACTGGAATATATGACATTTTTGGAATGTTCACTGCACACATTGTCCCCGTGTTGTTCGATGATGCTGGAGATTACACTTGCACTGCTAATGCAGTGACGGTTCAAACCATTAAGCTAATTACAGTGAAAG TCACAGCTGAACCGTCTGAAGCAGTAACTGAGGGAGACAACGTTATCCTGATCTGCTCTGTGTCTGAGGTCACTGAATCAATGAGACTTGCTTGGATCAATAGTGATGGCAAAACTGTTGGAGAAAAGACACTGAATGTGGAGGAGGAATCACTGAGTCTGATTATTCAGACAGACGATAGAGGGAGAGGGAACTGGAGATGTGTTTTATTTCATCAAGATACTCCTAAGGTTGTTATCCCCTACAATCTGGAATACAAGG